Proteins encoded together in one Candidatus Hydrogenedens sp. window:
- a CDS encoding galactokinase family protein: protein MILASKWIDFLIRDTSERRQFLSEAYGVSGQSRIPLILNLMYRFIEIFGDQAVFIVRCPGRINLRGMHIDTHGGFLNLMTIEQEILLIGQIRDDDVFNLHNLETKHKPFQAKFRELLEKYPINSPWMEICQQAQNNTDATTHWHQFIRGILLRTAKQISTPLTTGINAVIGGDIPEGSALSSSHALCLTLLNAIMYITRLNFDETTKLKMVQDAEWFTGARSGLSDQTAELLGRRGFILGIRLHPITAEILEKEYLPFPEDVSIVITDSKMRRDISSTHAVSYIKNRFAYSVALKILAEIMKQQGFTQEELAQFQTLADFTPEKLGNKRLLYKLFRSIPSTLSVESLLHEFKIPDIQELYERYYGHLLEENRPREVSIRGPLVFGICESLRAKAFCEAIRQGNVSMAGYLMTLGHNGDRIIDSVGKPFHREVNDDILFVYDDLEIEPFSLPGDFGASTPVLDRIVDIANQHGALGSCLTGAGLGGVVLSLCMKKDVPAVKQALQDWLASEDYAKWAGTNEPLSLEVAKKSVYEHNSTQGAGILPAPYLSYVH from the coding sequence ATGATATTAGCGAGCAAATGGATAGATTTTTTAATACGTGATACATCGGAACGAAGGCAGTTTTTGAGTGAAGCATATGGTGTTTCTGGTCAGAGCCGTATACCACTAATTCTCAATTTAATGTATCGGTTTATTGAGATATTTGGTGACCAGGCGGTATTTATTGTCCGTTGTCCGGGTAGAATTAATTTGCGTGGGATGCATATAGATACCCATGGTGGTTTTTTGAATTTAATGACTATTGAACAAGAAATCCTTCTTATCGGACAAATTCGAGATGATGATGTTTTCAATCTACATAATCTTGAAACAAAACACAAACCCTTTCAAGCCAAGTTTCGTGAACTGTTAGAAAAATATCCAATAAACTCTCCCTGGATGGAGATTTGCCAACAAGCCCAAAATAATACAGACGCTACTACGCATTGGCATCAGTTTATCCGCGGAATTTTGCTTCGGACTGCAAAACAAATATCTACACCTCTTACAACAGGTATTAATGCTGTTATCGGTGGTGATATTCCAGAAGGTTCCGCTTTAAGTTCATCACATGCTTTGTGTTTGACTCTTTTAAACGCTATTATGTACATAACACGTCTCAATTTTGATGAAACTACAAAACTGAAAATGGTGCAGGATGCCGAGTGGTTTACAGGTGCACGAAGTGGACTTAGCGACCAAACAGCGGAATTATTAGGGAGACGAGGTTTTATTTTAGGTATAAGGTTGCATCCTATAACAGCAGAAATCCTTGAAAAAGAATATTTGCCATTTCCTGAAGATGTCTCTATTGTTATTACAGACTCGAAGATGCGGAGAGATATTAGTTCTACCCATGCGGTATCTTATATAAAAAATCGATTTGCTTATTCTGTTGCTCTGAAAATATTAGCCGAAATCATGAAACAGCAAGGGTTTACTCAGGAAGAGTTAGCACAATTTCAAACCCTCGCTGATTTTACACCTGAAAAATTAGGTAACAAACGACTTCTGTATAAATTGTTTCGTTCTATCCCATCCACGCTTTCTGTCGAATCTCTCCTTCATGAGTTTAAAATTCCAGACATTCAAGAACTTTATGAGCGTTATTATGGACATCTATTGGAGGAAAATCGACCCAGAGAGGTTTCTATCCGTGGGCCACTTGTTTTCGGTATTTGTGAATCGCTTCGAGCAAAGGCTTTCTGTGAGGCTATACGTCAGGGTAATGTTTCCATGGCTGGTTATCTAATGACGTTAGGACATAATGGAGACCGAATTATAGATTCGGTAGGAAAACCATTCCATCGCGAGGTTAATGATGATATATTATTTGTATATGATGACCTTGAAATTGAACCATTTTCATTACCTGGCGATTTTGGGGCAAGTACTCCAGTATTAGACCGAATAGTTGACATTGCGAATCAACATGGTGCATTAGGTTCCTGCTTAACAGGAGCAGGTTTAGGAGGAGTCGTCTTAAGTCTGTGTATGAAAAAAGATGTGCCCGCTGTTAAACAGGCATTGCAAGATTGGCTTGCCTCTGAGGATTATGCTAAATGGGCTGGAACCAATGAGCCCCTTTCTCTGGAGGTGGCAAAAAAATCTGTATACGAACACAACTCTACTCAGGGTGCAGGAATTCTTCCCGCTCCATATTTATCTTATGTGCACTAA
- a CDS encoding DegT/DnrJ/EryC1/StrS family aminotransferase produces MHVPILNLRAQYEAIRDEIQQAIAEVLETQQFRGGQILSQFEEDIKNFIQCRYAVGVGSGTDALTLALKAIGIKSGDEIITTPFSFIATASSIVHAGGTPVFADIEPDTYHLNPKEVENQITERTRAILPVHLYGQCVDMPLFLSLAEKYSLYIIEDSAQSLGASLHNKKAGAWGHVACFSFYPTKNLGAMGEGGLVTTNYEEIANNVMLLRCHGSQKTYEHELIGYNSHLHTLQANVLRVKLRYLEKWNEKRREIARYYTQHLNELPELQLPIERAGSVPVYHQYVIRIPQRDSAQKYLREQGIATAIFYPIPIHRQPCFSTFPSSSNSYPEAEKASKEVLALPIYPELTYEQIDYVIDKIKDFLVHIR; encoded by the coding sequence ATGCATGTTCCTATACTAAACCTTCGGGCTCAGTATGAAGCCATTCGGGATGAAATTCAGCAAGCAATAGCGGAAGTGTTGGAAACCCAGCAATTTCGCGGAGGTCAAATCCTTTCACAATTTGAAGAGGATATAAAAAACTTTATCCAATGTAGATATGCAGTTGGTGTAGGCTCAGGGACAGACGCATTAACCTTAGCATTAAAGGCGATAGGTATCAAATCAGGCGATGAAATTATCACCACTCCTTTTTCATTTATTGCAACAGCAAGTAGTATCGTTCATGCGGGCGGAACACCTGTCTTTGCAGACATCGAACCTGACACATATCACTTAAATCCAAAGGAAGTAGAGAACCAAATAACGGAACGAACACGAGCAATACTACCAGTGCATTTGTATGGTCAATGCGTTGATATGCCTCTATTTTTATCTTTAGCGGAAAAATATTCCCTTTATATCATAGAAGATTCCGCACAAAGTTTGGGTGCCAGTCTTCATAATAAAAAAGCAGGTGCATGGGGTCATGTTGCGTGTTTCAGTTTTTATCCAACAAAAAACTTAGGAGCCATGGGAGAAGGTGGTTTAGTTACTACAAACTATGAAGAGATTGCTAACAATGTGATGTTATTGCGTTGTCATGGCTCACAAAAGACGTATGAACATGAACTAATTGGCTATAACTCCCATCTACATACATTACAGGCGAATGTATTGAGGGTGAAACTTCGGTATCTTGAAAAATGGAATGAGAAACGTCGTGAAATTGCACGGTATTATACTCAGCACTTAAACGAATTGCCTGAACTTCAATTGCCGATAGAACGGGCAGGTAGTGTTCCAGTTTATCATCAGTATGTCATCCGTATTCCTCAACGAGATTCAGCACAAAAGTATCTTCGGGAACAAGGAATAGCCACTGCTATATTCTATCCAATCCCCATACATCGGCAACCCTGTTTTTCAACATTTCCCTCATCATCTAACTCCTATCCAGAGGCAGAAAAGGCTTCAAAGGAAGTATTGGCACTGCCTATTTATCCTGAACTGACGTATGAACAAATAGATTATGTTATTGACAAAATAAAAGATTTTTTAGTGCACATAAGATAA
- a CDS encoding VWA domain-containing protein has protein sequence MYNTQIKNNETIWLKTREFLRGKELRFTISFILSILIYLLIFYGSRYVPLFTTGPDFSSYNIKVKLREESPTIVEPVEESVSTSLSTRPISFRKFVEEILPPTEMPEPLPSMSSQKEDLAKQAGTESLSRDTEPLPPEEVLQKVEEQILMIEKETAQDSVEVVRRVLPPAEETILTNGESPTFSISENMPTAEGISAKPSTLPSTLGMYPTTPTERNETEGATAPVVSIPELEPIEPPIPLEQTVEEEILQQPIIEETKKEKENRPYEFWDDLLELQLKTYFTDNNTQGFFQLNIVPKKDAKITPLPKQVAFIIDSSASIGQRKLDQTIKGVREAIQQLREEDLFNIILFRERATFFSDGYIQANTANKNSALKYLQQIPSTGQTDVYTSVRQLVQVPPTSGLPNILWLYSDGKSTIGLRDTRMIIANLTMENQGGYEIFTLGGGNTVDRYLLELLAYLNKGFSVIKDNIDQISTSIPQAFAKVQNPILIDVKMDFGSIPREEIYPFVLPDFYQALPVTIYGKFNPQEHKNFVFRLQGVASGKRKEVIFRADFAESEKGDIEIARRWAFHKAFYIISKIVREGEKPELIQILKELKEKYNIKTTYTP, from the coding sequence ATGTATAATACGCAGATAAAAAATAATGAAACGATATGGTTAAAAACCCGTGAGTTTCTGCGGGGTAAGGAACTGCGGTTTACCATCAGTTTTATTCTGAGTATCTTAATATATCTCCTTATTTTTTATGGTTCCCGCTATGTCCCGTTGTTTACTACGGGTCCAGATTTTTCATCTTATAATATTAAGGTGAAATTGAGAGAGGAAAGCCCAACAATTGTAGAGCCTGTTGAAGAATCTGTAAGTACTTCTTTATCAACACGTCCTATTTCTTTCCGAAAATTTGTTGAAGAAATACTTCCTCCGACAGAAATGCCTGAGCCATTGCCTTCTATGTCATCTCAAAAAGAAGACCTGGCAAAACAAGCAGGTACTGAATCTCTGTCTCGTGATACAGAACCGCTTCCTCCAGAAGAAGTACTTCAAAAAGTTGAGGAACAGATACTTATGATTGAGAAAGAAACCGCTCAGGATTCTGTTGAAGTTGTTCGTCGTGTTCTACCTCCAGCAGAAGAAACCATCCTAACTAATGGTGAATCTCCAACTTTTTCGATTTCAGAAAATATGCCAACGGCAGAAGGAATATCAGCGAAACCCTCTACATTACCCAGCACTCTGGGAATGTATCCCACAACACCTACAGAACGTAATGAAACAGAGGGAGCGACAGCTCCTGTCGTTTCTATCCCTGAACTGGAACCAATTGAACCACCTATTCCATTGGAGCAAACAGTAGAGGAAGAAATTTTACAACAGCCAATTATTGAAGAAACGAAAAAGGAGAAGGAAAATCGTCCTTATGAGTTTTGGGATGACCTTTTAGAATTACAATTGAAAACGTATTTTACAGATAACAACACTCAAGGATTTTTTCAATTGAATATTGTTCCTAAAAAAGATGCAAAGATAACACCTTTACCGAAGCAGGTAGCCTTCATAATTGATAGTTCCGCCAGTATTGGGCAACGCAAATTAGACCAGACAATAAAAGGGGTACGAGAAGCAATTCAACAACTTCGTGAAGAAGACCTATTCAATATCATTTTGTTTCGGGAACGTGCCACGTTCTTTTCTGATGGTTATATTCAGGCTAATACCGCGAATAAAAATTCTGCCCTGAAATATTTGCAACAGATACCCTCCACAGGGCAAACGGATGTATATACTTCAGTTCGCCAGCTTGTACAGGTACCACCAACCAGTGGATTGCCAAATATTCTCTGGCTTTACTCGGATGGTAAATCGACAATCGGGTTACGAGATACGCGAATGATTATCGCAAATTTAACTATGGAAAATCAGGGTGGGTATGAGATTTTCACCCTCGGAGGCGGTAATACTGTTGACCGATATTTACTTGAATTGCTTGCTTACCTCAACAAGGGTTTTTCGGTAATTAAGGATAATATTGACCAAATATCTACATCCATACCTCAGGCATTTGCCAAAGTTCAGAACCCTATCCTAATCGATGTTAAAATGGACTTTGGCTCCATCCCAAGAGAGGAAATATATCCTTTTGTTCTACCTGATTTTTATCAAGCGTTACCTGTTACTATCTATGGGAAGTTTAATCCACAGGAACATAAAAATTTTGTCTTCCGTTTGCAAGGAGTTGCATCGGGTAAAAGGAAAGAAGTAATATTCCGTGCCGATTTTGCTGAGTCTGAAAAGGGTGATATTGAAATAGCACGTCGTTGGGCTTTTCATAAAGCATTTTATATAATTAGCAAAATTGTCCGTGAAGGTGAAAAACCAGAACTAATCCAAATCTTAAAAGAATTAAAAGAAAAGTATAACATCAAGACAACATATACACCATGA
- a CDS encoding tetratricopeptide repeat protein gives MKLIRIVICIGFTFISGFIYAQSTDVDTEEVSQFDFANGLYSRQFFKEAIEEYKKFIANYPNSPRLGEAYLRLGKSALVEKQYEVAISAFDQAISRLSDLKRKTEAILGKGECFYYLKRWAESTEILKGLIDENTQPEFRVRALYFYARALEQTRNYETAINVLQTMIQNFPEHSLTPIARYILGTIYTKVNQLENAASVLSEVANDARIDKELRMESHFRVAEIYSQLGWYEGALNAYGVVKTQFKDGPYKERADFGYLWTLYQAKRFAEAVNEGKTFLQSYPNAEKRPFAMYILANSLLEQNQLDEALTFYNSLREQFPNTSYAVDAIYKTAWVKYLKNDYAGAKTDTLTFLDKCGESPLKPEGNFLLGSIYTTEGNYEDAMEEFQLVYEKYPDSKFAPEAMYKSAECAELLGITQSASQLYMRFIEKYPNHSLTVSAYLRSGDLYTKEGAYEKALDSYLKAKALAQNNPLEEQVFIRLAVCYERLNKSEEALQIYQEFINKFPQSQQSYDMQLKLGLHYLKEKKDTIKAIETLQKLLAQNPPPQIAGQVWHAIGIACYETKDYEKAAEALLKTVLDYPQVPMEEEQFAWLAQYYLDAQKWDESAKVLKRMQEVLKDYPAPQRLQYRYAECIQNLGRTEEAIQEYQKVVDMAPSSASATEALFRIAQIYEHGNQMEQALTFYEKCANNGGSETSARAQFRLSEIYESRGDYEKAGRNYLKVAILYLHPELSPESLWRSGQCYLKSNEKENAQRAFRELISDFPSHPLAEKAKTFITEEQANTAPLTSAPQ, from the coding sequence ATGAAGTTGATACGTATTGTTATTTGTATCGGATTTACTTTTATTTCTGGCTTTATTTATGCACAATCTACTGATGTGGATACAGAAGAAGTGTCTCAGTTTGATTTTGCAAATGGTTTGTATAGCCGTCAATTTTTCAAAGAAGCCATAGAGGAATATAAAAAATTTATAGCAAATTATCCTAACTCACCGCGGTTAGGAGAAGCATATCTCCGATTAGGCAAATCGGCATTAGTAGAGAAGCAATATGAAGTTGCAATCAGTGCTTTTGACCAGGCAATTTCGAGATTGTCGGACTTAAAACGAAAAACGGAAGCAATCCTTGGAAAGGGAGAATGTTTTTATTACTTAAAGCGTTGGGCAGAGAGCACGGAGATATTGAAAGGACTTATCGATGAAAATACACAGCCAGAATTTCGGGTGCGTGCATTATATTTTTATGCACGAGCATTAGAGCAAACTCGAAATTATGAAACCGCTATTAATGTTTTACAAACAATGATACAAAATTTTCCTGAACACTCATTAACTCCTATTGCCAGATATATATTAGGCACGATTTATACGAAGGTCAATCAGTTAGAAAATGCTGCATCTGTCCTTTCTGAAGTTGCTAATGATGCCAGAATTGATAAGGAATTGCGGATGGAAAGTCATTTTCGGGTGGCAGAGATTTATTCGCAATTGGGATGGTATGAAGGGGCTCTTAATGCTTATGGTGTTGTCAAAACACAATTTAAGGATGGACCTTATAAAGAGCGTGCAGATTTTGGTTATTTATGGACACTTTATCAAGCAAAACGATTCGCAGAAGCAGTTAATGAGGGGAAAACTTTTCTGCAATCATATCCCAACGCTGAAAAAAGACCATTTGCTATGTATATCCTTGCAAATTCGCTACTGGAACAAAACCAATTAGATGAGGCTCTAACTTTTTATAATTCGTTGAGGGAACAATTTCCAAATACTTCTTATGCAGTAGATGCTATCTATAAAACAGCGTGGGTAAAATATTTAAAGAATGATTATGCTGGTGCGAAAACAGACACATTGACATTTTTAGATAAGTGTGGTGAATCACCCTTGAAGCCAGAGGGAAATTTTTTGTTAGGTTCTATTTATACAACAGAAGGTAATTATGAGGATGCAATGGAAGAATTTCAATTGGTTTATGAAAAATACCCTGATTCTAAGTTTGCTCCAGAAGCAATGTATAAGTCAGCAGAATGTGCTGAACTATTAGGAATTACGCAATCTGCTTCACAATTATATATGCGTTTTATCGAGAAGTATCCAAACCATTCTCTTACGGTTTCTGCTTACCTCCGCTCAGGGGATTTGTATACCAAAGAAGGGGCTTACGAGAAGGCATTGGATTCTTATCTAAAAGCCAAAGCATTGGCTCAAAATAATCCACTTGAAGAGCAGGTATTTATTCGTTTAGCAGTGTGTTATGAGAGGTTAAATAAATCTGAAGAGGCTCTTCAGATTTATCAAGAATTTATTAACAAATTTCCCCAGTCCCAACAATCATATGACATGCAATTAAAATTAGGATTACATTATTTGAAGGAGAAGAAAGACACCATTAAAGCAATTGAGACCTTGCAAAAGTTGTTGGCACAAAATCCGCCACCGCAAATTGCAGGTCAAGTATGGCATGCTATTGGTATTGCTTGCTATGAGACGAAGGACTATGAGAAAGCGGCAGAGGCTCTTTTGAAGACGGTATTAGATTATCCCCAAGTGCCAATGGAGGAAGAACAATTTGCATGGTTGGCTCAATATTACCTCGATGCTCAGAAATGGGATGAGTCTGCAAAGGTATTAAAGCGGATGCAGGAAGTGTTAAAAGATTATCCTGCTCCTCAACGATTGCAATATCGTTATGCAGAGTGTATCCAAAATTTAGGGAGAACAGAGGAAGCCATACAGGAATATCAAAAGGTGGTAGATATGGCTCCTTCCTCGGCATCCGCAACAGAGGCTCTATTCCGTATTGCTCAGATTTATGAACATGGAAATCAGATGGAGCAGGCTTTAACCTTTTATGAAAAATGTGCCAATAATGGAGGCAGTGAAACCAGTGCACGAGCACAGTTCCGTCTTTCGGAAATCTATGAGAGTCGAGGAGACTATGAAAAAGCAGGGAGGAATTATTTGAAAGTTGCTATTCTATATCTCCACCCGGAACTATCTCCGGAATCGTTATGGCGAAGTGGACAATGCTACTTGAAGAGCAATGAGAAGGAAAATGCCCAACGTGCCTTTCGTGAGTTGATAAGTGACTTTCCATCGCATCCGTTAGCAGAAAAGGCAAAAACATTTATAACAGAGGAACAAGCTAATACAGCACCATTAACATCGGCACCACAATAG
- a CDS encoding MotA/TolQ/ExbB proton channel family protein: MRNKWILFLLLLVVFCVFNYCYGQDASTASAVPQIQQNLTLWDMIKAGGVILWVIGVLGFIGLVWALYLLLTLTPRRELPQTLIRRLFHLLQAGDYKGVLDLCEGRDELIAKMVFAGVKLVGHDRYVVQDAMESEGERGASLLWQRISYLNNIAVLAPLLGLLGTVWGMMQAFGAIAFNDAQVKGLTMAYSVATAMVTTAGGLVVAIPAMAIYFYLRGRVNRIIAEVEAVASELVELIAKGARL; the protein is encoded by the coding sequence ATGCGAAATAAATGGATATTGTTTTTGTTATTACTCGTCGTTTTTTGCGTTTTTAATTATTGTTATGGGCAAGACGCATCGACAGCGTCGGCAGTTCCACAGATACAACAAAACCTAACGCTGTGGGATATGATAAAAGCTGGCGGTGTTATCCTTTGGGTTATAGGTGTACTTGGCTTTATTGGGTTGGTCTGGGCACTTTATTTATTGCTTACATTGACACCGCGTCGAGAACTGCCTCAGACGTTAATCCGTCGTTTGTTCCATCTCTTACAAGCAGGTGATTACAAAGGTGTTTTAGATTTGTGTGAGGGTAGAGATGAATTAATTGCGAAAATGGTCTTTGCTGGCGTGAAGTTAGTAGGACATGACCGATATGTTGTTCAGGATGCTATGGAAAGCGAAGGAGAGCGTGGGGCAAGTTTATTATGGCAGAGGATTTCATACTTAAATAATATCGCGGTATTGGCACCGTTATTGGGATTGCTGGGTACAGTATGGGGCATGATGCAAGCTTTTGGTGCTATTGCTTTTAATGATGCGCAAGTTAAAGGTTTGACAATGGCATATAGTGTAGCGACAGCCATGGTTACAACAGCAGGTGGGTTGGTTGTAGCCATTCCAGCCATGGCAATTTATTTTTACTTACGTGGGCGTGTAAATCGTATTATTGCAGAGGTTGAAGCAGTGGCGAGTGAGTTGGTTGAACTTATAGCAAAAGGGGCACGGTTATGA
- a CDS encoding biopolymer transporter ExbD, with product MRIRKTFEQEPEPIQMAPLIDIVFLTLVFFMATTVYGVLESEIDITLPTAESSVPITRSQGEIYINLKADGTIVVNNRTVTLPELQEVLNKVSQFFPGSSVIIRGDQSAMLGNAIRVLDCCRKANIQNVAFSTINEKAATQGFNASGERPTTEPVPENSGQ from the coding sequence ATGAGAATTCGAAAAACGTTTGAACAGGAACCAGAACCAATCCAAATGGCACCGTTGATTGATATTGTCTTTTTGACATTGGTATTTTTCATGGCAACGACGGTATACGGTGTTTTGGAATCGGAAATCGATATTACATTACCAACAGCGGAAAGCTCCGTACCAATAACACGAAGCCAAGGTGAAATATACATCAATTTAAAGGCAGATGGCACTATCGTGGTAAATAATCGCACTGTTACTTTACCCGAATTACAAGAGGTTCTTAATAAAGTATCTCAATTCTTCCCAGGTAGTTCAGTTATTATCCGTGGAGACCAGAGTGCGATGTTAGGAAATGCGATTCGTGTGTTAGATTGCTGTCGAAAAGCAAATATACAGAATGTAGCCTTTTCTACGATAAATGAGAAAGCCGCTACTCAAGGCTTTAATGCCTCGGGAGAACGTCCAACGACAGAACCTGTTCCTGAAAATTCGGGGCAATAA